GCCTCACGCCTAAGGCTGTTCAGGGGTGAAGAGATGAAGAAAGCATTTCTGGGTACAAAGGTTTAGCATCATGATTACTGCACCAGAAACTGAAGGTGCTTTACAATGAAAGGAGTCCCCTCTAGACTGATGCATAGGAACATAACCCCACATACACAAATAGTATTTTGCAACACACTGCCTTGTAGCAATCGATTTCTTGAACAGAGGAACATCCTTAAATCAACAACATCTATTACATTGTAAATAATGTTAGCACATGCTGATGTTATCTGGTGAAACTTGGTAGCCTATGAGATAGAACTGAACGTGACCCTTTTCTAGTATGtcaataataattatttttctaatgcttGTTCAGTTATGGAATacatgaaaaggagaaatcacatTGAAGAAAACATGATTTGATGTTGTTGATATAGACACTTATGTTCTGAGAGTTTGTTTTATCTCCAGAGATATCACTGAGATTACAGAACTTGCAGGCAATAAGAATAATATtataaccttaagaatagtaattttcattttatttatgtaGCATATAAATTCCTAAGCACTTGCAAATTCAAGGTCAGCTGCTGAAAGTTGCCAGAGCAGCTAGACTGTTTCATTAACAACAAGatgaaaaacaacaaataaactTTAACAAACTCATCAGACACACTGAGACCGCAGAAGCTGTGACACACAGCCTTCAATACACACCTTCATCTCCAAAAAAAAGTAGTTCAGGTGAAATCCACTGAAAGGATGGTAGGCAGCTGATGAAGCCAAGCCTCAAGACAGCCAGAGTAAGAGCTGAAGTAAAAAAAGTCATAGCAAACACAGGCTTCAAAGAGTGGGAAAAACAAGCATATACTCCAGTGTAAATACAAGCACAACTGTTGGCTGAAGTGTTCATGTTaacaggaagaggaaagaaaacaagtggAAGCAAAAGTCACTGAGAAACACCAGAACTCCTTGGTGCATAAAACTGGCATAAATGACAAGCTTAGAAATTGCAGGCAAGGAAGCAgtctttctgctctttgtttcCCCTTTGTCCACATAAACAAGACCTTGAATAGTtgagaagggagaggaaaacaaaacaccaaccaTAAAAGTAGCTCATTCAAGGCATTATCAAAGAAATGTGTTACTCATTCACTGACAGTATCTACTCTCATTTATGTTTTTGCATTTACCTACCCCCTTGACATACCAGTGTAGAAATAGAAGTGGATGTGTATTTGGTCTATGCATCAATTGCTGAAAGTGTGAAACAGAACAATCTCAAGTGATCATGGTGTAATATAACTTACTATTCTCCATAGGACTACCCTCACAAACCTCAACATTTTGCTCTGTTCTTTGGCCATCCTGCATGCAAACACCTGACTTAGGTGCCTGAGGCATGCTGGCTGTTTGCAGAGCACCCTTTCTACACTGTCTGCAATCTTTTGAGCTTCACAGCCATAAGATGCTCCAAAGGCACTGGGTGTATTGAAATACGAAACAAGAACTATACAGAGAAGCTTCTCTGCACATTAGCACCAGCTGGCAACAGCCCTACTCTCCTGGTATATGTAGGCATTTATATATAGGTGTAGTGAGCCTTTGTGGCAAGATTTTCTGTTGTGATCAGTCTAGATAGTTAATAACCATCAGACATTCTGGTTTGTGGCACCACAAGCACTGACATTTACGACTCATTCCAATGGTCTTAATGAGGATTTCCAACCAAAGGAAAGCAGTTACCATGGAGGAGCACTCCAGTAAATCTGGAGGAGTTCTTCctgacttaaaaatatttaatctgggacatgtttcattttcactCCAAGAGATTCTTTCCATGTCCTGAATAGATGATCAAACAGCCAGTGAGCAAGCTAAGACCATGAGAACTACTGTAGAGCTTCACCAAAGAGACAACAGATGAAGTGAGAGGAACCACCTAAAAACAATCTGTTCATAACTTCACAGCTTAGAGTCAAAAAAGACCATTCAACATATGTCCAAGGTCAGAACACAAAGGCCAAGAGACCTGGGACACATTTGACTCATCCAGCCTGCACTGGCTATCACAAGCCATTCCATCAGAAGCTTTCCTGGTGTCACCAGGGATTGCAGTTGAGCTATATGTTCCATTGATCTTCAAAGATATTCCCAGCAAAGGTATTTGGCTCCAGTAGAGCTAAGAGTCAGAAATCAAATCCTTCCCTCTGACGTTGTTCTAGAGCCATGAATGAACCTATCCCCCCTTCCTCAAGTCATGAGATTAGCTTGAAAACAGTATTGTTATGTGTTTATTTGCCTCCAGCATTACATGCTCAGATCCCCATTTTCAAGCTTTCTATAACTAtctgtttgaaagaaaaagaaagcaagcttgGATTTTTGTGTGGCTATTGTACATCAAGCTGATGCtttaagaaaaacagcagcCATCATGAGAGTTGGCAACTCTCAAATTGCTGGTTATGAAGGCAAGAATATTAAGCAGCTATCATCAATCTATCTGCATCCAGGAAGTGAGCCATGAAATGCTGACAAAGGGGAATATCTGGTCTGACACTGACAGtatatttatcttttaaatgaagaataatGGAGTTACACTGAAGAGACTCATTTTAACTTTGCAACAGTAAAGTATCTCATCACCTTAGGTGATACCTGAGCACCTCAGACTAAGAGAATTTATTCTCTCAGCTCTTTTAAAGACCACCATTTTACACAGATAGTTACCATAACACTCCAAAGATCCCATAGAAGCTGCACGAATAGAAGAAAAGGAGTGTGGAAACTGACCTGAACAGCACCAGGCTCCTGTCACAGCTGTTGGCCAAGTAGTCAGTGCCCTTATCCTCAACTTCTTTTCTGGCAAAGAGGGATAACACCACATTATCACAACAATGTTGGGGTTTAGGGTCCTTTATGAGGATGAAAACATCTTCACATATTTTGTTTCCCAGTACATTAGGCCTTGTGACTAGGAGCATAAATGGTGTGTACATACACAGACCATCACACCAGAAAAGCACAGCCGTGCACAGGTTCTATATCCTGTGGCAGAGGCCACTGAGGTACAGCTGACACCAGGCTGCACTGCtaccagccctggggctgtctGAGCAGCCTCACCCAAACCCAGACTAGGCTATCTTTCTACAGACCACTACCATTaaaacctccaaaaaacccaaacccacaaacaaataaatcccaaaaaccaaaaccacaaggAAAGGATGATACAGACACCAATCTCTGATTGAAAGAGTAGGTTGCAGCTTGAGTTATAAGAAAAAATGCAAGTGCATTTATAATTAAAGTGTATTTATAGTTAAAGAGTAATTAAAGAAGCCAGACAAACTCAGCATTTCTCTCCTACCTGCCCCCTAAATAGCACACAGCTGGAGTCACACCTCTATACAGCCCAACCTCACTTTGCTTTTGCAAACAAACTCCCTCATCCTCAGCTGAATGGAACAATCAGATGTATTGTAGCCAGTTCTCACTGGAATATGGTCACTGGGAAAGGACCTACAGCTGCTGTATTTTGATGCTCTGCACTTACAGAGGGTTGTGCTGGGGGAAGCAATAGCAGCCTTCCAGCATGTCCCTGTAGTGTAGGTGGCAGAGCATTACTGATAGCAACCTGACTCTCCTTCAGATGCtctgaaaaatttatttatccATCTATTTTACTACTAGAGAGTAGAATTTTACCTTAACAGCAGCccaaaaatgcagcagcagcattaaATCTGCACCATTAGTTAACCCACCTCAGCTTCACAGAACGGTCTCTCAGACTGCAGTGGCCCAGCCCAGGCAGTGGTGCTGGGGCCAAAGCACACTCTGGCTGCCAGTGTTTCTGTGCTGGGTCAAGCACGCAGAAAAGCAGCACGTGGTTCCACATGCTGGGAGACCGagggctttttttcctatttgctgCTCTCTCCAGGGGCATTCTTGGCAAAGAGGGTGAGAACACAGCACCCTCACTCACAACTTCACAGCAAACTAAGCAGACTTCAGCCTTCAGTAAAATCAAAGCTCTGGATTTGCTTCAGCTGTGCTTGGAGAGGGGGTACCTATGGAAAGGAATTAGAGCTTGAATGCAGAGTAAAACCAGACCAGAGCAAAACCTTCAAATCCTGAAATCGCATGACTGGGCTTTCCTAACCATGCAGCCAGCATGTTGCTGTACCAGAGAGCTTGTTCCCATCAGAATAGCAGGCTCATAAGTActttaaagcaatttaaaaagaGCATGCCATCAAAAAATACctaaattgaaataaaacagctgaaaaattgTGCTGAAGTTTTAAGACTTGGCCAATGATAAGTTTCAAGGAAGAGAGGCAGTGGCAAGGAAGCCACTTACATTGATAGCAAAACCCTTTCTGTTGATCTGTATAAGGAAAGAGCCACCAGTAATTTAGACAGGAAATTTTGTACTGCATTCTTTGATGGAAAGTGGGGTTTGGAAGAAAATCCTTAAATCTTTCAAGATCAGAATGATTTACTTTCtcttgaaaaaaaccacagaattcAATTCTGGAAGTCAGTTGTCACCCCTAAAAATCTTGGCAATTAAAATCATTCTTGCTCTTGTAGAAGGCATTCTGGGCCACAGAGGGGTCAGAAATGGGCAACAGCAATTGCTGCAGAATTTTCTGTTCcacaaatttttttctctgtgttcatATCATAATTGTGGCTGTATGATTAAGTTTGAtccaaaccaaaaggaaaatatccACTTTTTCACCTTACCTCATGTCTCGTATCCTAGAGAGGGGCTGCTCACATAGTAGCCAAACACCATGAACACAGGGAACTAGAAGGGTTTAGAGGGATTAGATGCAATGAAGCAAAACAGTATGTTCCAGTTTGCACTTCCTGCTCACAAGTGTGAGCATCAGCCTTGCACCTCACAAatcatcagaaataaaataggCACCCCAAAATGCCATGTGGCAACACGGAGTTGAAAATGTCTATGGAGACACGTCTGTAAGTGACGCTGTGGAAACATAACTCGCTTCCTTAGAAAGCAACAACTGGGGAAGGGCAAGGGGGACAACTTTACAAAGCTTAAAAGactattttactttttaatcaTCAGTTATACACATGACTTCTTTGTGGAAAGGTCACCAGACAAAGGAGTTCAGTGAACTGGGTCTGAAGGGAAGGATTGTATGCAGgtctcagctctgctcttgcaAACTATTCTCCTAAATGGCAGAGCCATCTGCCCCAGCAAAGGGTGAGCCCAATGCTCACACAGTCCAGCACAGGGATCCTGGGGATCAGGGGGAATAAGCAGAAGTTGTCACAGGAGAAAAGAGGCACAGGGGTAAGCTTAAATTTCACCTTTTATCTCCCCAGACAGCCCACAGCACCCGGGTGTCACGGTCAGCACCTTGCACTACAGCCTCCCTCGCCATGGCCAAAAACCTCCGTTCTCGCccaaacacagagcaggacaaggaCAGGGCTGCAGTGCGGCTCACTATGAGCCCCTCGGGCACGGCCCAGGCTCAAGACCCCTGAGGGAGGTGGTGGGACCCCTGAGGGGAGCAGTGAGACTCTGAGAGGGATGTTGGGACCCCTAAGAGGGGCAGCGAGACCCCTGCGAGGGGCGAGACCCTGAGTGGGTCAGGGGACCCCCGAGAAGGACGCTGGGACCCCGAGCGGGACAGCGGGACCCCCGAGAGGGACGGGACCTCTGAGAGGGGCGGGACCCCGAAGGCGGTGGCGGAGGCCTCTCTgagggcgggggggggggcgcGGCCCCGCGTGACTCTCACGGCCCGCGTGGCTGCCGCGGCCGCGCTCAGAGCGGCTCGCGCGGGCCGGGCGATGCGGGCGGGCTCGCGGCGGAGCGCGGCGCTGGTGCTGCTGGCGGCGCTCGCGGCCTGGGGAACGCGGGCACAGCGGCCCGCGGGGAGCGCGGGTAcggaggggagagaggggagcgCGGGTAcggaggggagagaggggagcgCGGGCAcggaggggagagaggggagcgCGGGCACGGAGGGGAGCGAGGGGAGCGCGGGTACAGAGCGGAGCGCGGGCACGGACGGGAGCGCGGGTACAGCGGGAGTGCGGGCATGGAGGGGAGTGCGGGCACGGCCGCACCGGGGGCACCGCGGGGGAACAGGTGTGCGGAGCCCGGGTGACATCGCTGCTGTTCTAAAGAGCGGAATCCACCCGAGCTCCAATCCGCAGTCCCGACCCACAACCTGAGGAATGGAAAAGTGTTCAGGACGTGTAACACTTCTGTGCTCAAATTTTCAGAGAACGGGACACGTTGTGTCCTCTCGTCTTCCTCGGAGTTTCCTGAAGGATTTTTCACACCGCAGGAGAGAAAGGATGGAGGAATCGTTATCTACTTCATAATTATACTATACATGTTTTTGGCTGTGTCCATTGTGTGCGATGATTACTTCCTACCTTCCCTAGAGATCATCAGTGAATGTAAGTGACATCctgatctttttttccctgtaaaactGAGCAGCTTGgtttaaaacattcttttaaaaagcttgAAAGAGTGCtctgaaacaaaactaaacaactTTCAATCTTCGTGCACAGACATATCAAGCATATTTAATTTGATACATAGTACCAATTTTATATTGAAATAACCTACTCTGATTACACTGCATGGGTGTTCATTTAATATTTACTTTCTTCCTGCCTAGAGGAAAATCTTAATCCTTCCTCAGTATTAACTAAACTGGCAGTGTAACTTTGGGGTGCACAGTAGGATGTACAGgttactaggaaaaaaacccaaaaactgaGGGAAGGGTGGCGTGTGGAAACAAACTAAGAAACCAAACCTCTCCCTATATtagaatttctttctctgaaattaGTGAACAAATATCAAGATGAGTTATTGTTTACATATTAAAGGTATGACACAGAAGGCAAAGGAGTACTACAGTTACAGTGGTTCTCTGAAATCTAATAAACCCGTAACAATTCCCCTGGCTTCAGCAGACCACTGAATGAAAGGGATGGTCTTGGCTGGGAGTTCGGCTTTTCACtgccaaaaataaaagaattccTTAGGGAAACTCATCCCTGAACACCAAAAACCATTCTCCAAACCAGAACACTTAGAGAAAATGTAAGCTTTAAAACTGCTGTGGAGCTGATTGTTTTAATTGATGGTAAGTAAGCATTTGTCAGACTTTTTTCCATGGTTAGCCAAATGTCCCTCTTCTTTGTGCAGAGGACTTGATCCCCAGAGAGAGTTACATTTCAGAAACAATCAACTTACTAGAACAAAAATCTCACTTCTTTCAAGCAAGACACAGGCTCTTATACTGTCCAAATGAAGTGAAAATTTAAGATTGCAGCACTGGTTTGCATTTAACTGCTGGTATGTGAAGACACAGTAGTATAGATTTCCCTGGAAGACAAGACAGGCTTGACATAGATCACATAACAATATCACAGTACAGTCCAAGGAACTTCCTGACAATTATTAGTCATATGAAACTAAGTTAAAGCCTGGATACAAATGCCTATTTTACAAGAGCTCTGAACATGATCTGAAAATTATCAATACTTCGTTTCTAGTATTTAAACTAATTTCTGTAATAAAGTCAGAAATAAACTAGCCCAATAAATGAGGCTAGTTTTCAAGATATTGTTATgaatttcaaataaatgcaTTGACTGTACAAAAGTAGTAGTGAAAGTTCATTCTATTAAACTGTAGTACCATCTAACATTATCTGCTAATGAAGTGAAGGGTAGACTTCTGAAGTATCAATTTTGCTCTGTTCTCAGGCCTTGGCCTCTCCCAGGATGTTGCTGGAGCAACCTTTATGGCTGCTGGAAGCTCTGCTCCAGAGCTTGTCACTGCTTTTCTAGGTAAGAGACATGTTTTGACTCCTTACAACCCagaattcttttctttgcatGCTGAACTGAAACATACCAGAGAACCATTTTCCTTATAGGAGTTTTTGTGACAAAGGGAGATATCGGCGTCAGCACCATCCTTGGATCAGCAATCTATAATCTCCttggtatttctgcagcttgtGGGCTGTTTTCCAGCATGGTATGTATCCACTTTGATAGTTCTGCTCCTAAGAGCCAAAGAGTTATCCTTTCTCATTTGCCAACAAAAGCCAAGAGAGACTTATTATGACAACTGCCAAGTTTATTATTTAGTAGCAAAACCAGCATGTAATCAGTTTTAAGGTAACTTGCTatgaaagtttttaaaaacactAACTTGTTAAATATCATACTTAAGTCATTCCTAAGAATCTTAAATTTTTACATAATATAGAAACAACATATTGATGCAGCATTTACAGCACTTAAGTGAAAGTAATACAGAGAGGTTTGAGAAAAGTAAATGACTCTGATCTGCAGGTTTCCAGGCTATCCTGTTGGCCACTGTTTAGAGACTGTCTGGCATATACAATCAGTGCAGCAGCAGTCCTTGCGATGATATCCGACAACAGAATTTACTGGTAAGAGCACAAGTAGTGTTGGATTCATGTTGACTGAAGATTAGTGAGACactgttttgaaaaacaaagaaaaccccccaaacttcAAGTAGCCTGAACTGCCATTCACTAACAGAAATAAACATCCTGTTGGCTTTAAAAACTTAGTCACAATGCTTGTAGAGATTCTTACTTAAACATTCAAACCCTGCGTATTTTATAAAGTTTGATCTGCATAGGTTTGTCTGTACAGACGTCACAACTACTGTCACAACTGTTCTAGCCTACCAATTAGTGTTCATCATTTACTCTGTTTGAGCCTTTCCTTTCATTGCAGCATTGTTCAGAAAAACATTTGTCTGCCAGAAGATCATGAGTTTCTGATGTTGTAACTCTTCTATCAACACCAAAACTTCTGTTACCTCAACAGGACATTCAAGTCCAGCACTAAGTCTCTTGAAGTTTCTAATTTAACCATCACATGAAGACTCAGTTTTGCAAATATCAGAAAGATGTTCAGTCAGTAAGATTCCCTGGAAAACATGCAGCTACACAATACACAAACAAGATTTGCAGAGGAAGGGAATTAAACTGCTGAAATACATGGGGACACTCACAAACTTCCATGACATCAGCCATACAACTGCAAATAGATGCTTTtgtatgttttccttttattactCATgcaaattttctctctctctactTATACCAGCCACTGGGTTCTTTTATACTATATGTTATATAAAACCTGTTTTTCATTCTAGGTATGAAAGTGCATCCTTATTATTGATATATGGGTGTTATATTCTGGTACTGTGTTTTGACATTAAAATCAACCAATACCTCATGAAAAAGTTCAGTCCCTGCTGTACATGTTTCACAAAAGCTATGGAAGAgaatgcagagcagcagccactggtTGGATGGAGGGAAGAGAGTGGGCCTCTAATTCGTCAACAGTCAAGGACAGACAGTGGGATTTTTCAAGATGAGCTGGACTACTCCCAACTTTCAACAAGCTTACATGGGCTTGATGAAATCTCTGGAGGTATTATTACAGCTGTCTCTAGCACTCTGCATGCCTGTCTGCATCAATTCTAATCGAGAGCACATTCTGAGATAGTATTAAGATTTTGTTCACAACAGAACTCCAGCATAGTATTTAGGTAAATTATTATTCTAACCTGGAATATAAAATTAAGCAAAATCAGACTGGTGATATTTCTATAAGTTAGTTGCTAGAGAAATAGTTGCTCATTTCTGTCATGTTAGAATTTCGGTCTTTGCTGTGTACATTTGAAAattcccagcagcactgcttgTAAAATGCACTATCACCTGAAAGCCACACTGATAACTGTACTTACACTGTTTTCTTATGACAATGACAGGACTGTAGCCCGAAATAAGCATCATGTCAGAAGGAATAGTTGGTAGTTGGTAAATGTTGTGGGTAAATCTTTACAGAAAAGTTCATTTTCATCCACCTTAGTTCTCTCCTAGTGATGTGGtaataaagaacattttaatcatagaataccaggttggaaggggaccCCAGGGATCATCTCGTCCAAACTTTCTTGGCAAAAACACAGTCTAGAGAGTATGGCCCACACCAGTTTAGCTGAATCCTATAAATGTTCAGCATTGGGAATTCACCATTTCCCTGGAGAGATTATTTTAGTAGCCGATTATTCTCATTGTGAAAAATGTTCTTGTGTACAAGCAGAATCTCCCCATGAGTAACCTGAATTCAGAATTTTGTCCAGAGTGACGTAGGTACTACACAATCCTACAGGAACCTGAGCAattatttttcaccttttttcagTATTCTCTCACAGGTAGGGGACAGTAATATACTGTATGCTATGATTCAAATTTAATgccaaaatttaaaataattactttttcttcaaCAGATCATCCAAATGTCTTCACCATGCCTGAAGCGGATATGAAGAGAATTTTGTGGGTGTTATCCCTTCCCATCATTACACTCCTCTATTTCACTATACCTGATTGCAGAAGGCAGTTTTGGAGGAACTGGTTCATGGtgacatttttaatttcagcagcATGGATTTCTGCAATAACTTACGTTCTTGTATGGATGATAACAATAGCAGGTAGGTACctacagtgctgctgctgtacAGCATCAAGAATAGATGAAAAAACAGTTTGCTCCCTTTTAAGTTTCCCTTTCCACAACAAACAGTCCGTTTAGCAACACAGACTTTGCTATGAAAAATCACcacaaagaaaaccaacagaaactttgTCTGCTGCATTTGCCACCCTCTTCCATCTACTGATGGAACTTCAGTTGAGCTGCTTCACTCTGCTTACCATCACATGAATGAGAATTTGTTTACATAGCTACATAAAAACAGCCTATATAAAAAAAGTTTCATTAAACTGCTTTAAGGGAAACAATTAAATACACAGCAATAAACTTGTCATGCTGAAGGCTGATAAACGTGAAATCCACAAAGACTGGAACTAGAGGGTAAAGTTTTTGGAAAAGATCTGTTATTTCTACAccagtatttttcattaatgaTATAGTAAGAGATTTGGCATTAAATTAACTGCCAAAAAAACTTCAAATTTTTGTACTGTATTATTTCAACTATAGCATCATGTGTTTTAAACATTCTTGGAAGGTGTGTGTATATGTAGATCTCTTAAAAATCTGCATTATAAAATGAAGCAGTAAAAGGATGAAATTTAAGTGAGGGAAGGGGTATGAACTTGCATGTAAAAACATTCTAGTAAGTACCTCAAGGTACTGAAGTTCTCATTTCACTGTTTCTCCAGTCAGATTTAAAGAAAtccagtttttaattaaaaaaaaaaaagaagaaaacaaaactctaaaacagaaagaaattttacaAAGCTCGCCATTTCCACATTATAGTTCACTAATCCTACTCAAGCATTCTGCTATCTCAGATACGAGTAACTCCTCGTTCAGTGCAGAAACAGACCTACACATTTGGTAAGCCTTTGAGAAATCACTTGTAGATGGCTGGATACAACACCCACCATGTTCACCCCTTGGTCAAATAATGTTCCAGTTGTATCTAAAGAGCAAGGGGTCACTGTTTGATGCTAAAAGCCTTTGAAACAAGATTCAAGTCGAAGTTATTGCTGTTCTACAAGACAAAGCATTCATTCATATGAAAGCAGGTACAGTGGAGATTCAATAGTGTATTAGTTCACTTTCAATAGTCATCACAGGCAGTACTGGGGTCTTTGGCCCACTACTTCTAGGGAAAATATGTTCTATTTACATGTTAAAACACTAAAAGTTACACACATTATATTCAAGTCCAGGTCCTTTTATGAAGGTTGACTCAAAGATTCTATCATTGCATAATCAGCCTACCAGAATGTCACAAAGGTGTCATAGCTGGGGACTAAATTTAGATGGCCAAGAACAAACCTAACTTAGTACACCTTTCTgttgttagcaaagaaaatttGACTACTTATAGCAAGACATTGCCACTAATACACAAAATTAACTAAAGGCTAGAAAAATAATACTATTCTATCTTTATGGTCAgttgccagaaaaaaaaacccaaacccctaCACATTGAATAGAACATAAATCTatctaataaaaagaaaaattagattCTCCTGAGTTTATATTCTGTCTTATAACCTTCAGAGGGCTAGAAACTACTGTTGGGTACATAAGGCTGGTTCATTAATATTTCACCTTGGTTTGAACCATTATCTTCCAGCCTGGATGGTTTATAAAAACTGATTTTGTTGGTCCCTCATCCTACAAATCTCTTACGAGTGATGGAAGGATAAAGAGAGTACAAACTCTACAACAGAATCATGTTAGTCCCTCTGAACCAACAATTAGTTTCAAAC
The nucleotide sequence above comes from Pithys albifrons albifrons isolate INPA30051 chromosome 13, PitAlb_v1, whole genome shotgun sequence. Encoded proteins:
- the SLC24A5 gene encoding sodium/potassium/calcium exchanger 5; the protein is MRAGSRRSAALVLLAALAAWGTRAQRPAGSAENGTRCVLSSSSEFPEGFFTPQERKDGGIVIYFIIILYMFLAVSIVCDDYFLPSLEIISECLGLSQDVAGATFMAAGSSAPELVTAFLGVFVTKGDIGVSTILGSAIYNLLGISAACGLFSSMVSRLSCWPLFRDCLAYTISAAAVLAMISDNRIYWYESASLLLIYGCYILVLCFDIKINQYLMKKFSPCCTCFTKAMEENAEQQPLVGWREESGPLIRQQSRTDSGIFQDELDYSQLSTSLHGLDEISGDHPNVFTMPEADMKRILWVLSLPIITLLYFTIPDCRRQFWRNWFMVTFLISAAWISAITYVLVWMITIAGETLGIPESVMGLTLLAAGTSVPDTVASVLVARKGNGDMAMSNIVGSNVFDMLCLGIPWFIKTAFINTSGPIEVNSSGLTYTAISLICSVVFIFLAVHLNGWKIDKKLGTICLVLYLVFTVLAILYELGIIGNNPTRVCGN